The following coding sequences are from one Streptomyces venezuelae window:
- a CDS encoding branched-chain amino acid ABC transporter permease, producing the protein MSEAPVSKAPVSEPVEAAAAPAARPARRTPLARPRTYLWAAGTVLLVALPFYLDRFWLQAGLFAMAAAIGAIGINLLTGATGQLSMGHAFFLAIGAYGYCVLAGDGGDGLTGLGLPTWLAATLAVALAGLAGGLFSPIAGRLSGAYLGIATLALIFIGQHVLFNAHDLTGGSNGRDVPPLNVFGIAFDESEVVVAAVPFGSVEKLWYAGLVLLVCCGLFARGVLRGRPGRAMNAIRDHRVAAGVMGVPVARYRAGVFVLSSMYAGLAGVLLALVFQRTVPDYFGMTLSLEYLAMIVIGGLGSVAGAVAGAALVSLLPQLLTRYSDALPLVSAPGTGGISPGEASRYLYGAAVVAVVLFLPGGLVRIAARRGRTRPGTPGEEA; encoded by the coding sequence GTGTCTGAGGCCCCCGTCTCCAAGGCTCCCGTCTCCGAGCCCGTCGAGGCCGCCGCCGCACCCGCCGCCCGCCCCGCCCGCCGTACGCCGCTCGCGCGCCCCCGCACGTACCTGTGGGCCGCGGGCACGGTCCTCCTGGTCGCCCTGCCGTTCTACCTGGACCGCTTCTGGCTCCAGGCGGGCCTCTTCGCGATGGCCGCCGCCATCGGCGCGATCGGCATCAACCTCCTCACCGGCGCCACCGGCCAGCTCTCCATGGGGCACGCGTTCTTCCTCGCCATCGGGGCGTACGGATACTGCGTCCTCGCCGGCGACGGGGGAGACGGCCTGACCGGGCTCGGCCTGCCGACATGGCTCGCCGCGACCCTCGCCGTGGCGCTCGCCGGGCTCGCGGGCGGCCTCTTCAGCCCCATCGCGGGCCGCCTGAGCGGCGCGTACCTCGGTATCGCGACCCTCGCGCTGATCTTCATCGGACAGCACGTGCTCTTCAACGCCCACGACCTCACCGGCGGCTCCAACGGGCGTGATGTGCCGCCCCTGAACGTCTTCGGCATCGCCTTCGACGAGAGCGAGGTGGTGGTCGCGGCGGTCCCGTTCGGCTCCGTCGAGAAGCTCTGGTACGCGGGACTCGTGCTGCTCGTCTGCTGCGGGCTCTTCGCCCGCGGCGTGCTGCGCGGCCGTCCGGGGCGCGCCATGAACGCGATCCGCGACCACCGCGTCGCCGCGGGCGTGATGGGCGTCCCGGTGGCCCGCTACCGCGCCGGGGTCTTCGTCCTGTCGTCCATGTACGCGGGCCTAGCCGGGGTGCTGCTCGCCCTGGTCTTCCAGCGCACCGTCCCCGACTACTTCGGCATGACGCTCTCCCTCGAATACCTCGCCATGATCGTGATTGGCGGCCTCGGCTCGGTCGCCGGCGCCGTCGCGGGCGCCGCCCTCGTCTCCCTGCTGCCCCAGCTGCTCACCCGGTACAGCGACGCGCTGCCCCTGGTCTCGGCACCCGGCACCGGCGGGATCTCACCGGGCGAGGCGTCCCGGTATCTGTACGGCGCCGCCGTCGTGGCGGTGGTGCTCTTCCTGCCCGGCGGCCTCGTGCGCATCGCCGCCCGGCGCGGCAGGACAAGACCAGGCACTCCAGGGGAGGAAGCATGA
- a CDS encoding ABC transporter substrate-binding protein, translated as MKALTRATAATTALAALLALTACSSKAKDDGADGDKGAGGVKTGDGVTSETIDLGVLTDMTGVYATLGKSVTQAQQLYVDQTNADGGICGRKLKLTVRDHGYDPQKAVAAYTELEPKVLGFAQFIGSPFVAAVEQRVDANKGLVLPQAWSANLLGSPYVRVVGSTYDLETINAIDFLMKEKGLKKGDKLGHVYFEGDYGESALKGSKHMADEAGLTVVEQKIKPTDNDMTAQVSALKKAGVKAVVVSAGPRQAASLVGVAAAGRFDVPVIGNNSAFAPQLLATQSGPALMKNYYVASPTLPIGADTAEAEKLVADYRKAHPKDSLDNGVVAGWTAASVFGEALKAACDKKDLTREGVGKALLTLDDFDAGFGVTQNFSDPKAPSSKESVILQPDKKATGGMKVVRQPGAAEAAQGYTAGG; from the coding sequence ATGAAAGCACTGACCAGGGCCACCGCGGCCACGACGGCGCTCGCCGCGCTGCTTGCGCTGACGGCGTGCAGCTCGAAGGCCAAGGACGACGGGGCCGACGGCGACAAGGGCGCGGGCGGGGTGAAGACCGGTGACGGCGTCACGAGCGAGACGATCGACCTCGGCGTCCTCACCGACATGACCGGCGTCTACGCCACCCTCGGCAAGAGCGTCACCCAGGCCCAGCAGCTCTACGTCGACCAGACCAACGCGGACGGCGGCATCTGCGGCCGGAAGCTGAAGCTCACCGTCCGCGACCACGGCTACGACCCGCAGAAGGCCGTCGCCGCCTACACCGAGCTGGAGCCGAAGGTCCTCGGCTTCGCCCAGTTCATCGGCTCCCCGTTCGTCGCCGCCGTCGAACAGCGCGTCGACGCCAACAAGGGCCTGGTACTGCCGCAGGCCTGGTCGGCGAACCTGCTGGGCAGCCCGTACGTGCGCGTGGTCGGCTCCACGTACGACCTGGAGACGATCAACGCGATCGACTTCCTGATGAAGGAGAAGGGCCTCAAAAAGGGCGACAAACTGGGCCACGTCTACTTCGAGGGCGACTACGGGGAGAGCGCGCTCAAGGGCTCGAAGCACATGGCCGATGAGGCAGGCCTCACCGTCGTCGAGCAGAAGATCAAGCCCACGGACAACGACATGACCGCCCAGGTCTCCGCCCTGAAGAAGGCCGGCGTCAAGGCCGTCGTGGTCAGCGCGGGCCCGCGCCAGGCGGCCTCCCTCGTCGGCGTCGCGGCGGCGGGACGCTTCGACGTCCCGGTCATCGGCAACAACTCGGCGTTCGCCCCGCAGCTCCTCGCCACGCAGTCGGGTCCGGCCCTGATGAAGAACTACTACGTGGCCTCACCCACGCTGCCCATCGGCGCGGACACGGCGGAGGCGGAGAAGCTCGTCGCCGACTACAGGAAGGCGCACCCGAAGGACTCCCTCGACAACGGCGTCGTGGCGGGCTGGACGGCCGCGTCCGTCTTCGGGGAGGCCCTGAAGGCCGCGTGCGACAAGAAGGACCTCACGCGCGAGGGCGTCGGCAAGGCGCTCCTGACGCTCGACGACTTCGACGCGGGCTTCGGCGTCACCCAGAACTTCAGCGACCCGAAGGCGCCGTCTTCGAAGGAGAGCGTCATCCTCCAGCCGGACAAGAAGGCGACGGGCGGCATGAAGGTGGTCCGGCAGCCCGGCGCGGCGGAGGCGGCACAGGGCTACACAGCGGGCGGCTGA
- the pssA gene encoding CDP-diacylglycerol--serine O-phosphatidyltransferase, whose protein sequence is MTVVDPETQAGWVPEAVEDEADEEMPLSLRLSIADTLTLGNATCGFMAVYFTTTGILIPHLQGSNESGMARHSAATAVILMLCAAVFDLFDGLVARKLRSSPMGAELDNLSDLISFGLAPAYFVLVYGMVADDAHQRVAAVGAIVVLLAVVLRLARFSCVTVKDGTFQGMPSPFGALTVVSIVLLELPFVATLLAIIGTAWLMVSRVEYPKPRGPLAVAMLSWIVAAMGLLAAWAFEAPGGQLLLQTGCALQLVLGAVIPLFATARRVNNFRGNRREARAAQLP, encoded by the coding sequence TTGACCGTGGTTGATCCAGAGACACAGGCGGGCTGGGTGCCCGAGGCGGTGGAGGACGAGGCCGACGAGGAGATGCCTCTCTCACTGCGCCTCTCGATAGCGGACACCCTCACGCTCGGCAACGCCACGTGCGGGTTCATGGCGGTGTACTTCACCACCACGGGCATCCTCATCCCGCACCTCCAGGGCAGCAACGAGAGCGGCATGGCGCGGCACTCCGCCGCGACCGCCGTGATCCTGATGCTCTGCGCGGCCGTCTTCGACCTCTTCGACGGTCTCGTGGCCCGCAAGCTGCGCTCCTCGCCGATGGGCGCGGAGCTGGACAACCTGTCGGACCTGATCAGCTTCGGTCTGGCCCCGGCGTACTTCGTCCTGGTCTACGGCATGGTCGCCGACGACGCGCACCAGCGGGTGGCGGCGGTCGGCGCGATCGTCGTGCTGTTGGCGGTGGTGCTGCGGCTTGCGCGGTTCAGTTGCGTGACGGTGAAGGACGGCACCTTCCAGGGCATGCCGTCGCCCTTCGGAGCGTTGACGGTCGTCTCGATCGTGCTCCTGGAGCTGCCGTTCGTGGCGACACTCCTCGCGATCATCGGCACGGCCTGGCTCATGGTCAGCCGCGTCGAGTACCCGAAGCCGCGCGGCCCCCTCGCGGTGGCCATGCTCTCCTGGATCGTCGCGGCGATGGGGCTGCTCGCGGCGTGGGCGTTCGAGGCTCCCGGCGGCCAGCTGCTCCTGCAGACGGGCTGCGCGCTGCAGCTCGTCCTGGGCGCGGTGATCCCCCTCTTCGCCACGGCTCGGAGGGTGAACAACTTCCGCGGAAACCGACGTGAGGCGCGAGCCGCGCAGTTGCCGTAG
- a CDS encoding phosphatidylserine decarboxylase yields MPHSQTSAPRDGILQGRLARGASPWLLPTVATAALSLARARRSKGAAAVAVPATALAAGMLWFFRDPEREIAQGRVISPADGVVQSIMPWKDGRTRVAIFMSPLNVHVNRAPLAGTVTSVEHIPGGFVPAFNKESENNERVVWHFDTELGDIEMIQIAGAVARRIVPYVPQGTKVEQGERIGLIRFGSRVDIYLPEGVEVDVEVGQKTVAGVTRIDRG; encoded by the coding sequence ATGCCCCACAGCCAAACCTCTGCACCACGCGACGGCATTCTCCAGGGACGCCTTGCCCGCGGAGCATCGCCGTGGCTCCTGCCCACCGTCGCCACCGCGGCACTCAGCCTCGCCCGCGCTCGCCGTTCCAAGGGCGCCGCGGCCGTAGCCGTCCCTGCCACCGCTCTCGCGGCCGGCATGCTGTGGTTCTTCCGCGACCCCGAGCGCGAGATCGCCCAGGGCCGCGTCATCTCTCCGGCCGACGGTGTGGTGCAGAGCATCATGCCGTGGAAGGACGGGCGCACCCGCGTCGCGATCTTCATGAGCCCGCTGAACGTCCACGTCAACCGCGCGCCCCTGGCGGGCACCGTGACGTCCGTGGAGCACATCCCCGGCGGGTTCGTCCCGGCGTTCAACAAGGAGAGCGAGAACAACGAGCGCGTTGTCTGGCACTTCGACACCGAGCTCGGCGACATCGAGATGATCCAGATCGCGGGCGCGGTCGCGCGGCGCATCGTGCCGTACGTGCCGCAGGGCACGAAGGTGGAGCAGGGCGAGCGGATCGGCCTGATCCGTTTCGGCTCGCGCGTCGACATCTACCTCCCCGAGGGTGTCGAGGTGGACGTCGAGGTCGGTCAGAAGACCGTGGCTGGGGTGACTCGCATTGACCGTGGTTGA
- a CDS encoding acyl-CoA dehydrogenase family protein, whose translation MSRLAQTAGLTDIQQEILATVRDFVDKEIIPVATELEHRDEYPQQIVDGLKELGLFGLMIPEEYGGLGESLLTYALCVEEIARGWMSVSGIINTHFIVAYMLKQHGTQEQKETFLPRMAAGEVRGAFSMSEPGLGSDVSAITSKGVKEGDEYVLNGQKMWLTNGGTSTLVAVLCRSDEGHPEGTAPHKSMTTFLVEKEPGFGEVRPGLTIPGKIDKMGYKGVDTTELIMDGLRIPANRVLGGVTGRGFYQMMDGVEVGRVNVAARGCGVAQRAFELGVSYAQQRHTFGKAIAQHQAIQFKLAEMATKVEAAHAMMVNAARKKDSGERNDLEAGMAKYLASEYCKEVVEDAFRIHGGYGFSKEYEIERLYREAPMLLIGEGTAEIQKMIIGRRLLEEYRFQG comes from the coding sequence ATGAGCCGACTCGCGCAGACCGCCGGTCTCACCGACATCCAGCAGGAGATCCTCGCCACGGTCCGGGACTTCGTCGACAAGGAGATCATCCCTGTCGCGACCGAGCTGGAGCACCGTGACGAGTATCCGCAGCAGATCGTCGACGGCCTCAAGGAGTTGGGTCTCTTCGGGCTCATGATCCCGGAGGAGTACGGCGGTCTGGGCGAGTCGCTGCTCACATACGCGCTGTGCGTCGAGGAGATCGCGCGTGGCTGGATGTCGGTCTCCGGCATCATCAACACCCACTTCATCGTCGCTTACATGCTCAAGCAGCACGGCACGCAGGAGCAGAAGGAGACGTTCCTGCCGCGGATGGCGGCCGGCGAGGTGCGGGGCGCGTTCTCGATGTCGGAGCCGGGGCTCGGCTCCGATGTGTCGGCGATCACGTCCAAGGGCGTGAAGGAGGGCGACGAGTACGTTCTCAACGGTCAGAAGATGTGGCTCACCAACGGCGGAACGTCGACCCTGGTGGCCGTTCTGTGCCGGAGTGACGAAGGACACCCGGAGGGCACGGCACCCCACAAGTCGATGACGACCTTCCTCGTGGAGAAGGAGCCCGGCTTCGGAGAGGTCCGGCCCGGCCTCACCATCCCCGGCAAGATCGACAAGATGGGTTACAAGGGCGTCGACACGACCGAACTCATCATGGACGGACTGCGAATTCCGGCCAATCGTGTGCTCGGCGGGGTCACCGGCCGAGGGTTTTACCAAATGATGGACGGCGTCGAGGTCGGACGCGTCAATGTCGCAGCTCGTGGCTGTGGAGTCGCTCAGCGTGCCTTCGAACTGGGTGTCTCGTATGCCCAGCAACGTCACACTTTCGGCAAGGCGATCGCCCAGCACCAGGCCATCCAGTTCAAGCTGGCCGAGATGGCTACCAAGGTCGAGGCCGCCCATGCGATGATGGTGAACGCAGCGCGCAAAAAGGACTCCGGGGAGCGAAACGACCTCGAAGCAGGCATGGCGAAGTACCTCGCCTCCGAGTACTGCAAGGAAGTCGTGGAGGACGCGTTCCGGATCCATGGTGGATACGGCTTCTCGAAGGAGTATGAGATCGAGCGCCTCTACAGGGAGGCACCCATGCTGCTGATCGGTGAAGGTACCGCCGAGATCCAGAAAATGATCATTGGCCGACGGCTACTCGAAGAGTATCGATTCCAGGGCTAG
- a CDS encoding MaoC family dehydratase, whose translation MQFGRTYEEFEVGAVYKHWPGKTVTEYDDHLFCLLTMNHHPLHMDTNYAEKTTDFGKNVVVGNYIYSLLLGMSVPDVSGKAIANLEIESLKHVAPTFHGDTIYGETTVLDKTPSRSKSDRGIVHVETKGYKQDGTLVCVFRRKVMVPTETYIKERGGEQPGRPELDAPSKNAEK comes from the coding sequence ATGCAGTTCGGCCGCACCTACGAAGAGTTCGAAGTCGGCGCCGTGTACAAGCACTGGCCCGGAAAGACGGTCACCGAGTACGACGACCACCTCTTCTGCCTGCTCACCATGAACCACCACCCGCTCCACATGGACACGAACTATGCGGAGAAGACGACGGACTTCGGGAAGAACGTCGTCGTGGGCAACTACATCTACTCGCTGCTCCTCGGCATGTCCGTGCCCGATGTCTCCGGCAAGGCCATCGCCAACCTGGAGATCGAGTCGCTGAAGCACGTGGCTCCGACCTTCCACGGCGACACGATCTACGGCGAGACGACGGTCCTGGACAAGACGCCGTCGAGGTCCAAGAGCGACCGCGGCATCGTCCACGTGGAGACCAAGGGCTACAAGCAGGACGGCACGCTCGTCTGCGTGTTCCGCCGCAAGGTGATGGTGCCCACAGAGACGTACATCAAGGAGCGCGGCGGCGAACAGCCCGGCCGCCCGGAGCTCGACGCCCCGTCGAAGAACGCGGAGAAGTGA
- a CDS encoding HpcH/HpaI aldolase/citrate lyase family protein — protein sequence MTAPTAPINRLRPRRSCLAVPGSNPRFLEKAQGLPADQVFLDLEDACAPLAKPEARHTIVKFLNEGDWTGKTRVVRVNDWTTEWTYRDVVTVVEGAGQNLDCIMLPKVQTAEQVVALDLLLTQIEKTMGFEVGKIGIEAQIENAQGLNNVNAIAEASQRVETIIFGPADFMASINMKSLVVGEQPPGYPADAYHFILMKILMAARANNLQAIDGPYLQIKNVDGYREVANRAAALGFDGKWVLHPGQVEAANEVFSPSQEDFDHAELILDAYEYYTSEAGGKKGSAMLGDEMIDEASRKMALVISGKGRAAGMTRTSKFEAPEA from the coding sequence ATGACTGCGCCCACCGCGCCCATCAACCGCCTGCGTCCGCGCCGCTCCTGCCTCGCGGTCCCGGGGTCGAACCCCCGCTTCCTGGAGAAGGCCCAGGGCCTCCCCGCCGACCAGGTCTTCCTCGACCTGGAGGACGCCTGCGCGCCGCTCGCCAAGCCCGAGGCGCGGCACACCATCGTCAAGTTCCTCAACGAGGGCGACTGGACGGGCAAGACGCGCGTCGTGCGCGTCAACGACTGGACGACCGAGTGGACGTACCGCGACGTCGTGACCGTCGTCGAGGGCGCGGGCCAGAACCTCGACTGCATCATGCTGCCGAAGGTGCAGACGGCCGAGCAGGTGGTCGCCCTCGACCTGCTGCTCACCCAGATCGAGAAGACGATGGGCTTCGAGGTCGGCAAGATCGGCATCGAGGCGCAGATCGAGAACGCGCAGGGCCTCAACAACGTCAACGCGATCGCCGAGGCCTCCCAGCGCGTCGAGACGATCATCTTCGGCCCGGCCGACTTCATGGCGTCCATCAACATGAAGTCCCTGGTCGTCGGCGAGCAGCCGCCCGGCTACCCGGCGGACGCCTACCACTTCATCCTGATGAAGATCCTGATGGCCGCCCGCGCCAACAACCTCCAGGCGATCGACGGCCCCTACCTGCAGATCAAGAACGTCGACGGCTACCGCGAGGTCGCGAACCGCGCCGCGGCGCTCGGCTTCGACGGCAAGTGGGTCCTGCACCCCGGCCAGGTGGAGGCCGCCAACGAGGTCTTCTCGCCCTCGCAGGAGGACTTCGACCACGCCGAGCTGATCCTGGACGCGTACGAGTACTACACGTCCGAGGCGGGCGGCAAGAAGGGCTCGGCGATGCTCGGCGACGAGATGATCGACGAGGCCAGCCGGAAGATGGCCCTCGTCATCTCCGGGAAGGGCCGTGCGGCAGGGATGACCCGCACGTCCAAGTTCGAGGCCCCGGAGGCGTAA
- a CDS encoding protein meaA: protein MTERQKDRPWLMRTYAGHSTAEASNELYRRNLAKGQTGLSVAFDLPTQTGYDPDHILARGEVGRVGVPVSHLGDMRRLFQDIPLEQMNTSMTINATAMWLLALYQVVAEEQGADITKLQGTTQNDIVKEYLSRGTHVFPPGPSLRLTTDMITYTVARIPKWNPINICSYHLQEAGATPVQEIAYAMSTAIAVLDAVRDSGQVPEEKFGDVVARISFFVNAGVRFIEEMCKMRAFGRIWEQVTRERYGIENPKQRRFRYGVQVNSLGLTEAQPENNVQRIVLEMLAVTLSKDARARAVQLPAWNEALGLPRPWDQQWSLRIQQVLAHESDLLEYEDIFAGSHVVEAKVASLVEDSLAEMDRIEKMGGAMAAVESGYLKSQLVSSHAERRARIESGQEKIVGVNSYESTEPSPLTSDLDAAIMTVDPAVEARVVDALKQWRDTRYQPPFNHPRPCKALERLKEVAAGTGNLMEATLECARAGVTTGEWAGALREVFGEFRAPTGVSSAPVAVAAEEGTPLALVREKVARTAEDLGGGRLRFLVGKPGLDGHSNGAEQIAVRARDAGFEVVYQGIRLTPEQIVDAALAEDVHAVGLSILSGSHAELVPDVLERLRKAGATDIPVIAGGIIPNSDAEALKAAGVAAVFTPKDFGITEIIGRIVDEIRKANNLDPLEVPA, encoded by the coding sequence ATGACAGAGCGTCAGAAGGACCGGCCGTGGCTCATGCGGACGTACGCCGGTCACTCCACGGCGGAGGCGTCCAACGAGTTGTACCGGCGCAACCTCGCCAAGGGGCAGACGGGCCTCTCGGTCGCGTTCGACCTGCCCACGCAGACCGGCTACGACCCCGACCACATCCTCGCCCGCGGCGAGGTCGGCCGGGTCGGTGTGCCCGTCTCGCACCTCGGTGACATGCGTCGGCTGTTCCAGGACATCCCCCTGGAGCAGATGAACACCTCGATGACGATCAACGCCACCGCCATGTGGCTCCTGGCGCTCTACCAGGTGGTCGCGGAGGAGCAGGGTGCGGACATCACCAAGCTCCAGGGGACGACACAGAACGACATCGTCAAGGAGTACCTGTCGCGCGGGACGCACGTCTTCCCGCCGGGTCCCTCCCTGCGCCTCACCACCGACATGATCACGTACACGGTGGCGCGGATCCCGAAGTGGAATCCGATCAACATCTGCAGCTACCACCTCCAGGAGGCGGGGGCCACACCGGTCCAGGAGATCGCGTACGCGATGTCCACCGCCATCGCGGTTCTCGATGCCGTACGCGACTCGGGGCAGGTTCCCGAGGAGAAGTTCGGGGACGTCGTGGCCCGCATCTCCTTCTTTGTGAACGCGGGAGTCCGGTTCATCGAGGAGATGTGCAAGATGCGGGCGTTCGGGCGGATCTGGGAACAGGTCACGCGCGAGCGGTACGGCATCGAGAACCCGAAACAGCGCCGGTTCCGCTACGGCGTGCAGGTCAACTCCCTCGGTCTGACCGAGGCCCAGCCGGAGAACAACGTCCAGCGCATCGTGCTGGAGATGCTGGCCGTCACCCTCTCCAAGGACGCACGCGCGCGTGCCGTGCAGCTGCCCGCCTGGAACGAGGCGCTGGGTCTCCCCCGGCCCTGGGACCAGCAGTGGTCGCTGCGCATCCAGCAGGTCCTGGCGCACGAGAGCGACCTGCTCGAGTACGAGGACATCTTCGCGGGCTCGCACGTCGTCGAGGCCAAGGTGGCCTCGCTCGTCGAGGACTCCCTGGCGGAGATGGACCGCATCGAGAAGATGGGCGGCGCGATGGCCGCCGTCGAGTCCGGCTACCTCAAGTCGCAGCTCGTCTCCTCGCACGCGGAGCGCCGGGCCCGGATCGAGTCCGGCCAGGAGAAGATCGTCGGCGTGAACTCCTACGAGTCCACGGAACCGAGCCCGCTCACCTCCGATCTGGACGCCGCGATCATGACGGTCGACCCGGCGGTCGAGGCCCGTGTCGTGGACGCGCTCAAGCAGTGGCGCGACACCCGCTACCAGCCGCCGTTCAACCACCCCCGCCCCTGCAAGGCCCTGGAGCGGCTCAAGGAGGTGGCAGCCGGGACGGGCAACCTCATGGAAGCCACCCTGGAGTGCGCACGCGCCGGTGTGACGACCGGCGAGTGGGCGGGGGCACTCCGGGAGGTCTTCGGGGAGTTCCGGGCCCCTACGGGCGTCTCCAGCGCCCCGGTGGCCGTCGCCGCCGAGGAGGGCACGCCGCTCGCCCTCGTCCGCGAGAAGGTCGCACGGACGGCCGAGGACCTCGGCGGCGGCCGGCTCCGCTTCCTCGTCGGCAAACCGGGCCTCGACGGGCACTCCAACGGCGCCGAGCAGATCGCGGTCCGCGCGCGTGACGCCGGCTTCGAAGTGGTCTACCAGGGCATCCGGCTCACGCCCGAGCAGATCGTCGACGCGGCGCTCGCCGAGGACGTCCACGCGGTCGGCCTGTCGATCCTCTCCGGTTCGCACGCCGAGCTCGTCCCCGACGTCCTGGAGCGGCTCCGCAAGGCCGGCGCCACCGACATCCCCGTCATCGCCGGCGGCATCATCCCCAACAGCGACGCCGAGGCCCTGAAGGCGGCGGGCGTGGCCGCCGTCTTCACCCCCAAGGACTTCGGCATCACCGAGATCATCGGCCGTATCGTCGACGAGATCCGGAAAGCGAACAACCTCGACCCCCTGGAGGTCCCCGCATGA
- the ccrA gene encoding crotonyl-CoA carboxylase/reductase, with protein sequence MKEILDAIQAQTATASGSATVTSADFAALPLPESYRAITVHKEDAEMFAGLETRDKDPRKSLHLDDVPIPELGPGEALVAVMASSVNYNSVWTSIFEPLSTFSFLERYGKLSELTKRHDLPYHIIGSDLAGVVLRTGPGVNAWNPGDEVVAHCLSVELESSDGHNDTMLDPEQRIWGFETNFGGLAEIALVKSNQLMPKPGHLSWEEAASPGLVNSTAYRQLVSGNGAGMKQGDNVLIWGASGGLGSYATQFALAGGANPICVVSSPQKAEICRAMGADAIIDRNAEGYKFWKDERTQDPKEWKRFGKRIRELTGGEDIDIVFEHPGRETFGASVYVTRKGGTITTCASTSGYMHEYDNRYLWMSLKRIIGSHFANYREAWEANRLIAKGKIHPTLSKVYSLEDTGQAAYDVHRNLHQGKVGVLALAPEEGLGVRDPEMRAEHIDAINRFRNV encoded by the coding sequence GTGAAGGAAATCCTGGACGCGATTCAGGCCCAGACCGCGACCGCGAGTGGCTCGGCCACGGTCACATCCGCAGATTTCGCCGCTCTCCCGCTGCCCGAGTCGTACCGCGCGATCACCGTGCACAAGGAGGACGCGGAGATGTTCGCGGGCCTCGAGACCCGCGACAAGGACCCCCGCAAGTCGCTCCACCTCGACGACGTGCCGATCCCCGAACTCGGCCCCGGCGAGGCCCTGGTGGCCGTCATGGCCTCCTCGGTCAACTACAACTCCGTGTGGACCTCGATCTTCGAACCGCTGTCGACCTTCAGCTTCCTGGAGCGCTACGGCAAGCTCAGCGAGCTCACCAAGCGCCACGACCTGCCGTACCACATCATCGGGTCCGACCTCGCGGGCGTCGTCCTGCGCACCGGACCCGGCGTGAACGCCTGGAACCCGGGCGACGAGGTCGTCGCGCACTGCCTGAGCGTCGAACTCGAGTCGTCCGACGGCCACAACGACACGATGCTCGACCCCGAGCAGCGCATCTGGGGCTTCGAGACCAACTTCGGCGGCCTGGCCGAGATCGCGCTGGTCAAGTCCAACCAGCTGATGCCCAAGCCGGGCCACCTCAGCTGGGAGGAGGCCGCCTCCCCCGGCCTGGTGAACTCCACCGCCTACCGCCAGCTGGTCTCCGGCAACGGCGCCGGCATGAAGCAGGGCGACAACGTGCTGATCTGGGGCGCGAGCGGCGGACTCGGGTCGTACGCCACGCAGTTCGCGCTCGCCGGCGGCGCCAACCCCATCTGTGTGGTGAGCAGCCCGCAGAAGGCGGAGATCTGCCGCGCCATGGGCGCCGACGCGATCATCGACCGCAACGCCGAGGGCTACAAGTTCTGGAAGGACGAGCGGACCCAGGACCCCAAGGAGTGGAAGCGCTTCGGCAAGCGCATCCGCGAGCTCACCGGCGGGGAGGACATCGACATCGTCTTCGAGCACCCCGGCCGCGAGACCTTCGGCGCCAGTGTCTACGTCACCCGCAAGGGCGGCACCATCACCACCTGCGCGTCGACCTCGGGCTACATGCACGAGTACGACAACCGCTACCTGTGGATGTCCCTCAAGCGGATCATCGGCTCGCACTTCGCCAACTACCGCGAGGCGTGGGAGGCCAACCGCCTGATCGCCAAGGGCAAGATCCACCCGACGCTCTCCAAGGTCTACTCCCTGGAGGACACCGGACAGGCCGCCTACGACGTCCACCGCAACCTCCACCAGGGCAAGGTCGGCGTCCTCGCCCTCGCGCCCGAAGAGGGCCTGGGAGTGCGCGACCCGGAGATGCGCGCCGAGCACATCGACGCGATCAACCGCTTCCGCAACGTCTGA